The Helicobacter pylori genome includes a window with the following:
- the fusA gene encoding elongation factor G: protein MARRTPLNRIRNIGIAAHIDAGKTTTSERILFYTGVSHKIGEVHDGAATMDWMEQEKERGITITSAATTCFWKDHQINLIDTPGHVDFTIEVERSMRVLDGAVSVFCSVGGVQPQSETVWRQANKYGVPRIVFVNKMDRIGANFYNVENQIKQRLKANPVPINIPIGAEDTFIGVIDLVQMKAIVWNNETMGAKYDVEEIPSDLLEKAKQYREKLVEAVAEQDEALMEKYLGGEELSVEEIKKGIKAGCLNMSLVPMLCGSSFKNKGVQTLLDAVIDYLPAPTEVVDIKGIDPKTEEEVFVKSSDDGEFAGLAFKIMTDPFVGQLTFVRVYRGKLESGSYVYNSTKDKKERVGRLLKMHSNKREDIKEVYAGEICAFVGLKDTLTGDTLCDEKNAVVLERMEFPEPVIHIAVEPKTKADQEKMGVALGKLAEEDPSFRVMTQEETGQTLIGGMGELHLEIIVDRLKREFKVEAEIGQPQVAFRETIRSSVNKEHKYAKQSGGRGQYGHVFIKLEPKEPGSGYEFVNEISGGVIPKEYIPAVDKGIQEAMQNGVLAGYPVVDFKVTLYDGSYHDVDSSEMAFKIAGSMAFKEASRAANPVLLEPMMKVEVEVPEEYMGDVIGDLNRRRGQINSMDDRLGLKIVNAFVPLVEMFGYSTDLRSATQGRGTYSMEFDHYGEVPSNIAKEIVEKRKG, encoded by the coding sequence ATGGCTAGAAGAACCCCATTAAATAGGATCAGGAATATCGGTATCGCCGCTCACATTGATGCCGGGAAAACCACCACTTCTGAAAGGATTTTATTCTATACAGGCGTGAGCCATAAGATTGGCGAAGTGCATGACGGCGCGGCGACAATGGATTGGATGGAGCAAGAAAAAGAAAGAGGGATCACTATCACTTCTGCAGCAACGACTTGCTTTTGGAAGGATCACCAAATCAATTTGATTGACACTCCAGGGCATGTGGATTTCACTATTGAAGTGGAGCGATCCATGCGCGTGCTAGATGGCGCGGTTTCGGTGTTTTGCTCGGTGGGGGGTGTGCAGCCTCAAAGCGAGACCGTGTGGCGTCAAGCGAATAAATACGGTGTGCCTAGGATTGTTTTTGTCAATAAAATGGATAGGATTGGGGCGAATTTCTATAATGTGGAAAACCAGATTAAGCAACGCTTGAAAGCCAATCCTGTGCCTATTAATATCCCTATTGGGGCTGAAGACACTTTCATTGGCGTGATTGATTTGGTCCAAATGAAAGCGATTGTTTGGAACAATGAAACCATGGGGGCCAAATACGATGTGGAAGAAATCCCTAGCGATTTGTTAGAAAAGGCTAAACAATACCGAGAAAAGCTTGTAGAAGCTGTAGCTGAGCAAGATGAAGCGTTGATGGAAAAGTATTTAGGCGGTGAAGAATTGAGTGTTGAAGAAATCAAAAAAGGCATTAAAGCGGGTTGTTTGAACATGAGTCTTGTCCCCATGCTTTGTGGTTCTTCTTTTAAAAATAAAGGCGTGCAGACTTTATTAGACGCGGTCATTGATTACCTGCCAGCACCTACGGAGGTTGTGGATATTAAGGGGATTGATCCAAAAACTGAAGAAGAAGTTTTTGTGAAATCCAGCGATGATGGCGAGTTTGCCGGTTTGGCGTTTAAAATCATGACGGATCCTTTTGTGGGTCAACTCACTTTTGTGCGCGTGTATCGCGGCAAGCTAGAGTCCGGTAGCTATGTGTATAACTCCACCAAAGACAAAAAAGAGCGCGTGGGAAGACTCCTTAAAATGCATTCTAATAAGAGAGAAGACATTAAAGAAGTTTATGCGGGTGAGATTTGCGCGTTTGTGGGCTTAAAGGACACGCTAACTGGGGACACGCTTTGCGATGAAAAGAACGCCGTTGTTTTAGAAAGGATGGAATTTCCTGAGCCAGTCATTCACATCGCTGTAGAGCCTAAAACGAAAGCAGACCAAGAAAAAATGGGCGTGGCGTTAGGCAAGCTTGCTGAAGAAGATCCAAGCTTTAGGGTGATGACTCAAGAAGAAACCGGGCAAACCCTTATTGGTGGCATGGGTGAATTGCACCTAGAAATCATCGTGGACAGATTGAAGAGAGAATTTAAGGTGGAAGCTGAAATCGGTCAGCCACAAGTCGCCTTTAGAGAGACTATCCGCTCAAGCGTGAATAAAGAGCATAAATACGCTAAGCAAAGCGGTGGTCGTGGGCAATACGGGCATGTGTTTATCAAGCTTGAGCCTAAAGAGCCTGGCAGTGGGTATGAATTTGTGAATGAAATTTCTGGGGGCGTGATCCCTAAAGAATATATCCCTGCGGTGGATAAGGGTATCCAAGAAGCGATGCAAAATGGCGTTTTGGCGGGCTATCCGGTGGTGGATTTTAAAGTTACCCTTTATGATGGGAGCTACCATGATGTGGATTCTTCAGAAATGGCGTTTAAAATTGCTGGATCTATGGCGTTTAAAGAAGCGAGTCGCGCGGCTAACCCGGTTTTACTAGAGCCTATGATGAAAGTGGAAGTGGAAGTCCCTGAAGAATACATGGGCGATGTGATTGGCGATTTGAACAGAAGAAGAGGGCAAATCAATTCTATGGACGACCGATTAGGCTTGAAAATCGTGAACGCTTTTGTGCCGTTGGTGGAAATGTTTGGTTATTCTACGGATTTACGATCAGCCACTCAAGGGCGTGGGACTTACTCTATGGAGTTTGATCATTATGGCGAAGTGCCTAGCAATATCGCTAAGGAAATTGTAGAAAAGCGTAAAGGCTGA
- the waaF gene encoding lipopolysaccharide heptosyltransferase II: MSVNAPKRMRILLRLPNWLGDGVMASSLFYTLKHHYPNAHFILVGPQMTCELFKKDEKIEAVFIDDTKKSFFRLLATHKLAQKIGRCDIAITLNNHFYSAFLLYATKTPIRIGFAQFFRSLFLSHAIISAPKEYHQVEKYCFLFSQFLKKELDKKSVLPLKLAFNLPTHTPNTPKKIGFNPSASYGSAKRWPASYYAEVSAALLEEGHEIYFFGAKEDAIVSEEILKLIKGLLKNPLLFNNAYNLCGKTSIEELIECIAILDLFITNDSGPMHVAASAQTPLIALFGPTDEKETRPYKAQKTIVLNHHLSCSPCKKRVCPLKNEKNHLCMKSITPLEVLEAAHTLLEKP; encoded by the coding sequence ATGAGCGTAAATGCGCCCAAACGCATGCGTATTTTATTGCGTTTGCCTAATTGGTTAGGCGATGGGGTGATGGCAAGCTCGCTTTTTTACACCCTTAAACACCACTACCCTAACGCGCATTTTATCTTAGTGGGCCCACAAATGACTTGCGAACTTTTCAAAAAAGATGAAAAAATAGAAGCCGTTTTTATAGATGACACCAAAAAATCCTTTTTCAGGCTGCTAGCCACTCACAAACTCGCTCAAAAAATAGGGCGTTGCGATATAGCGATCACTTTAAACAACCATTTTTATTCCGCTTTTTTGCTCTATGCGACAAAAACGCCTATTCGCATCGGTTTTGCTCAATTTTTTCGTTCTTTGTTTCTCAGCCATGCGATAATTTCTGCCCCCAAAGAGTATCATCAAGTGGAAAAGTATTGCTTTTTATTTTCGCAATTTTTGAAAAAAGAATTGGATAAAAAAAGCGTTTTACCCTTAAAACTGGCCTTTAACCTCCCCACTCACACCCCAAACACCCCTAAAAAAATCGGCTTTAACCCTAGCGCAAGCTATGGGAGTGCTAAAAGATGGCCAGCTTCTTATTACGCTGAAGTTTCTGCTGCTTTGTTAGAAGAAGGGCATGAAATTTATTTTTTTGGGGCTAAAGAAGACGCTATCGTTTCTGAAGAAATTTTAAAACTCATCAAAGGCTTATTAAAAAACCCTTTATTATTCAATAACGCTTACAATCTGTGCGGGAAAACAAGCATTGAAGAATTGATAGAGTGCATCGCTATTTTAGATTTATTCATCACTAACGATAGCGGTCCTATGCATGTGGCTGCTAGCGCACAAACCCCCTTAATCGCTCTTTTTGGCCCCACTGATGAAAAAGAAACTCGCCCCTATAAAGCTCAAAAAACGATCGTATTAAACCACCATTTAAGCTGTTCGCCTTGCAAGAAACGAGTTTGCCCTTTAAAGAATGAAAAAAACCATCTGTGCATGAAATCCATCACGCCCCTTGAAGTCCTAGAAGCCGCCCACACTCTTTTAGAAAAACCTTAA
- the hisS gene encoding histidine--tRNA ligase: MITPKVLSGFKDRLPKDAIQKAQLLSKVSVVFQSFGFVPIETPHLEYAQTLLPDASSDIQKEIYRFKDHGDRDVALRFDLTVPLARFVSLHHQTLGMPFKRYAIGNVFRGERAQKGRYREFTQCDFDFIGSESLVCDAEIVQVIIASLKALDLEDFCISINHRKILNGICEYFGVSQVNEALRIVDKLEKIGLNGVEEELKKECDLDLNTIKELLEMVQIKQNDLSHAEFFEKIAYLKDYNENLKKGIQDLERLYQLLGDLQISQNLYKIDFSIARGLGYYTGIVYETTLNDMKSLGSVCSGGRYDHLTKNFSKENLQGVGASIGIDRLIVALSEMQLLDERSTQAKVLIACMHEEYFSYANRLAESLRQSGIFSEVYPEAQKIKKPFSYANHKGHEFVVIIGEEEFKSETLSLKNMHSGMQLNCLSFLKALEIIGENDEDL; this comes from the coding sequence ATGATTACCCCTAAAGTGTTGAGCGGGTTTAAAGACCGCTTGCCTAAAGATGCGATACAAAAAGCCCAGTTGCTTTCTAAAGTTTCAGTCGTGTTTCAAAGTTTTGGTTTTGTGCCGATTGAAACCCCTCATTTGGAATACGCTCAAACATTATTGCCTGATGCGAGCAGTGATATTCAAAAAGAAATTTATCGTTTTAAAGACCATGGGGATAGGGATGTGGCTTTAAGGTTTGATTTGACCGTGCCATTAGCCCGCTTTGTTTCTTTGCACCACCAAACGCTAGGCATGCCCTTTAAACGCTACGCTATAGGCAATGTCTTTAGAGGCGAAAGGGCGCAAAAAGGGCGTTACAGGGAATTTACGCAATGCGATTTTGATTTTATAGGGAGCGAAAGCTTGGTGTGCGATGCTGAAATCGTTCAAGTGATTATCGCTTCTTTAAAAGCTTTGGATTTAGAAGATTTTTGCATCTCTATCAATCATAGAAAAATTTTGAACGGGATATGCGAATATTTTGGCGTTTCTCAAGTGAATGAAGCGTTGCGCATTGTGGATAAATTGGAAAAAATTGGCCTGAATGGGGTTGAAGAAGAATTAAAAAAAGAGTGTGATTTGGATTTAAACACCATTAAAGAGCTTTTAGAAATGGTTCAAATCAAACAAAATGATTTAAGCCATGCGGAATTTTTTGAAAAAATTGCTTATTTGAAAGACTATAATGAAAATCTAAAAAAGGGCATACAAGATTTAGAAAGGCTATACCAGTTGCTAGGGGATTTGCAAATTTCTCAAAACCTGTATAAAATTGATTTTTCTATCGCTAGGGGATTAGGGTATTACACAGGGATTGTGTATGAAACCACGCTTAATGATATGAAGTCTTTAGGGAGCGTGTGTTCAGGGGGCCGTTACGATCATTTGACTAAAAATTTTTCTAAAGAAAATTTACAAGGAGTGGGGGCTTCTATTGGGATTGATAGATTGATTGTAGCTTTGAGTGAAATGCAATTATTAGACGAGCGTTCCACCCAAGCTAAAGTCTTAATCGCTTGCATGCATGAAGAGTATTTTTCTTATGCAAACCGCTTAGCGGAGTCTTTAAGGCAAAGCGGGATTTTTAGCGAAGTCTATCCAGAAGCTCAAAAAATCAAAAAACCCTTTTCTTATGCTAACCATAAGGGGCATGAGTTTGTGGTTATTATTGGCGAAGAAGAATTTAAAAGCGAAACCTTAAGCTTGAAAAACATGCATTCAGGCATGCAGTTGAATTGCTTGAGTTTTTTAAAAGCCCTTGAAATCATTGGAGAAAACGATGAAGACTTATAA
- the asd gene encoding aspartate-semialdehyde dehydrogenase produces MKTYNVAIVGASGAVGQELIKGLENSFFPIKKFVPLASVRSAGKKIKVFNKDYEILETTHEVFEKEKIDIAFFSAGGSVSEEFATSAAKTALVVDNTSFFRLDKKVPLVVPEINAKEIFNAPLNIIANPNCSTIQMTQILNPLHLHFKIKSVIVSTYQAVSGAGNKGIESLKNELKIALEHLEKDPTIDLNQVLQAGAFAYPIAFNAIAHIDTFKENGYTKEELKMVHETHKIMGVDFPISATCVRVPVLRSHSESLSIAFEKEFDLKEIYEVLKNAPSVVVCDNPSRNLYPTPLKASHTDTTFIGRLRKDLFDKKTLHGFCVADQLRVGAATNALKIAMYYIKNA; encoded by the coding sequence ATGAAGACTTATAATGTCGCTATTGTCGGGGCTAGTGGGGCGGTAGGCCAAGAGCTGATTAAGGGTTTAGAAAATTCTTTTTTCCCGATTAAAAAATTTGTCCCGCTCGCTAGCGTTAGGAGTGCCGGTAAAAAGATCAAAGTTTTCAATAAAGACTATGAGATCTTAGAAACCACGCATGAAGTTTTTGAAAAAGAAAAAATAGACATCGCCTTTTTTAGCGCTGGGGGGAGCGTGAGCGAAGAATTTGCCACAAGCGCTGCAAAAACGGCCTTAGTGGTTGATAACACGAGCTTTTTTAGATTGGATAAAAAAGTGCCTTTAGTCGTGCCTGAAATCAACGCTAAAGAAATTTTTAACGCTCCTTTAAATATCATCGCTAACCCTAATTGCTCTACCATTCAAATGACGCAAATCTTAAACCCCTTACACCTTCATTTTAAGATAAAAAGCGTTATTGTTAGCACCTATCAAGCTGTGAGTGGGGCAGGGAATAAGGGCATAGAGAGTTTAAAAAATGAGCTAAAAATCGCATTAGAACATTTGGAAAAAGACCCCACTATTGATTTAAACCAAGTTTTGCAAGCTGGGGCTTTCGCTTATCCGATCGCTTTCAATGCGATCGCTCATATTGATACTTTTAAGGAGAATGGCTACACGAAAGAAGAGCTGAAAATGGTGCATGAAACCCATAAAATCATGGGCGTGGATTTCCCTATCAGCGCAACTTGCGTGCGCGTGCCGGTATTGAGGAGCCATAGCGAGAGTTTGAGTATCGCTTTTGAAAAAGAATTCGATCTCAAAGAAATCTATGAAGTCTTAAAAAACGCCCCTAGCGTGGTTGTTTGCGATAATCCTAGCCGCAATCTCTACCCCACGCCCTTAAAAGCGAGCCACACGGATACCACCTTTATAGGGCGCTTGAGGAAGGATTTGTTTGATAAGAAAACTTTGCATGGCTTTTGCGTGGCGGATCAATTAAGAGTGGGGGCAGCCACTAACGCGCTCAAAATCGCCATGTATTACATTAAGAACGCTTGA
- a CDS encoding DUF874 family protein: MESVKIGKTNKVSKNTEMANTKTSKETHFKQVSTITNTLRSIGGIFTKIVKKVRELFKKHPKKSNVALVVLTHVACKRAKELDDKVQDKSKQTEKENQINWWKYSGLTIATSLLLAACNAGDIDKQIELEQERQKTNKSGIELEQERQKTNKSEIELEQERQKTNKSGIELANSQIKAEQERQKTEQEKQKANKSEIELEQQKQKTINTQRDLIKEQKDFIKETEQNCQEKHGQLFIKRARIKTGITTGIAIEIEAECKTPKPAKTNQTPIQPKHLPNSKQPHSQRGSKTQELVAYLQKELESLPYSQKAIAKQVDFYRPSSIAYLELDPRDFKVTEEWQNENLKIRSKAQAKMLEMRNVKPDPQAHLSTSQNLLFVQKIFADINKEIEAVANTEKKAEKAGYGYSKRM; encoded by the coding sequence ATGGAATCAGTAAAAATAGGAAAAACAAATAAAGTTAGCAAGAACACAGAGATGGCTAACACAAAGACAAGTAAAGAGACTCATTTTAAACAAGTGAGCACCATTACAAATACACTCCGATCAATTGGTGGGATTTTTACAAAAATTGTAAAGAAAGTCAGAGAGCTTTTCAAAAAACACCCCAAGAAAAGCAATGTGGCGTTAGTAGTATTAACCCATGTTGCATGCAAGAGAGCAAAAGAATTAGACGATAAAGTCCAAGATAAATCCAAACAAACTGAAAAAGAAAATCAAATCAATTGGTGGAAATATTCAGGATTAACCATAGCGACAAGTTTATTGTTAGCCGCTTGTAATGCTGGTGATATTGATAAACAAATAGAACTAGAACAAGAAAGACAGAAAACAAACAAGAGTGGGATAGAGTTAGAACAAGAAAGGCAAAAGACAAATAAGAGTGAGATAGAGTTAGAACAAGAAAGACAGAAAACAAACAAGAGTGGGATAGAACTCGCTAATAGTCAAATAAAAGCAGAACAAGAAAGACAGAAAACAGAACAAGAAAAACAAAAAGCAAATAAGAGTGAGATAGAGTTAGAACAGCAAAAACAAAAGACCATTAATACACAAAGAGATTTAATTAAAGAACAGAAAGATTTCATTAAAGAAACAGAACAAAATTGCCAAGAAAAACATGGTCAATTATTTATTAAAAGAGCAAGAATTAAGACCGGTATTACTACCGGTATTGCTATAGAAATAGAAGCTGAATGCAAAACCCCTAAACCTGCAAAAACCAATCAAACCCCTATTCAGCCAAAACACCTTCCAAACTCTAAACAACCCCACTCTCAAAGAGGATCAAAAACGCAAGAGCTTGTAGCTTATTTGCAAAAAGAATTAGAATCTCTGCCCTATTCGCAAAAAGCTATCGCTAAACAAGTGGATTTTTACAGACCAAGTTCTATCGCTTATTTAGAACTAGACCCTAGAGATTTTAAGGTTACAGAAGAATGGCAAAACGAAAACCTGAAAATACGCTCTAAAGCTCAAGCTAAAATGCTTGAAATGAGGAATGTAAAACCAGACCCACAAGCCCACCTTTCAACCTCTCAAAACCTTTTGTTCGTTCAAAAAATATTTGCTGATATTAATAAAGAAATAGAAGCAGTGGCTAATACTGAAAAGAAAGCAGAAAAAGCGGGTTATGGTTATAGTAAAAGGATGTAG
- a CDS encoding carbonic anhydrase, giving the protein MKKTFLIALALATSLIGAENTKWDYKNKENGPHHWDKLHKDFEVCKSGKSQSPINIKHYYHTQDKADLQFKYAASKPKAVFFTHHTLKASFEPTNHINYRGHDYVLDNVHFHAPMEFLINNKTRPLSAHFVHKDAKGRLLVLAIGFEEGKENPNLDPILEGIQKKQNFKEVALDAFLPKSINYYHFNGSLTAPPCTEGVAWFVIEEPLEVSAKQLAEIKKRMKNSPNQRPVQPDYNTVIIKSSAETR; this is encoded by the coding sequence ATGAAAAAAACTTTTTTGATCGCTTTAGCGTTAGCAACTTCCCTTATAGGCGCTGAAAATACCAAATGGGATTATAAAAATAAAGAAAATGGCCCGCACCACTGGGACAAATTGCACAAAGATTTTGAAGTGTGCAAAAGCGGTAAAAGCCAATCGCCCATCAACATTAAGCATTATTACCACACGCAAGATAAAGCCGATTTGCAATTCAAATACGCCGCTTCTAAACCTAAAGCGGTCTTTTTCACCCACCACACTTTAAAGGCTTCGTTTGAGCCGACTAACCACATCAATTATAGAGGGCATGACTATGTGTTGGATAATGTGCATTTCCACGCCCCTATGGAGTTTTTAATCAATAATAAAACCAGACCTTTGAGCGCGCATTTCGTGCATAAAGACGCTAAAGGGCGTTTGCTAGTTTTAGCGATTGGTTTTGAAGAAGGGAAAGAAAACCCCAATCTTGATCCTATTTTAGAAGGCATTCAAAAGAAACAAAATTTTAAAGAAGTGGCTTTAGACGCTTTCTTGCCTAAAAGCATCAATTACTACCATTTTAACGGCTCTCTCACCGCTCCTCCTTGCACAGAAGGGGTGGCATGGTTTGTCATAGAAGAGCCTTTGGAAGTCTCTGCCAAGCAATTGGCTGAAATCAAAAAACGCATGAAAAATTCGCCCAACCAACGCCCCGTCCAGCCTGACTACAACACCGTGATTATTAAAAGCTCAGCTGAGACCCGCTAA
- the pseI gene encoding pseudaminic acid synthase translates to MLQRPKIVAELSANHNQDLNLAKESLHAIKESGADFVKLQTYTPSCMTLNSKEDPFIIQGTLWDKENLYELYQKASTPLEWHAELFELAKKLDLGIFSSPFSSKALELLESLDCPMYKIASFEIVDLDLIEKAARTQKPIILSSGIATSVELQEAISLCKGVDNFDITLLKCVSAYPSKIEDANLLSMVKLGETFGVKFGLSDHTIGSLCPILATTLGASMIEKHFILNKSLQTPDSAFSMDFNGFKSMVEAIQQSVLALGEEEPKTNPKTLEERRFFMRSLFVIKDIQKGEALTSDNIKALRPNLGLHPKFYKEILGQKASKFLKANTPLSSDDIERPL, encoded by the coding sequence GCTAAAGAAAGCCTTCATGCCATTAAGGAAAGCGGCGCGGATTTTGTCAAACTCCAAACCTACACGCCAAGCTGCATGACTTTAAACTCTAAAGAAGATCCCTTCATCATTCAAGGCACTTTATGGGATAAAGAAAATTTGTATGAATTGTATCAAAAGGCTTCTACCCCACTAGAATGGCATGCGGAATTGTTTGAGTTGGCTAAAAAGCTTGATTTAGGCATTTTTAGTTCGCCTTTTAGCTCAAAAGCTTTAGAGCTTTTAGAGAGCTTAGATTGCCCCATGTATAAAATCGCTAGTTTTGAAATCGTTGATTTAGATTTGATTGAAAAGGCCGCTCGCACACAAAAGCCCATTATCCTTTCTAGCGGTATCGCTACAAGCGTTGAATTGCAAGAGGCTATCTCGTTGTGCAAAGGAGTGGATAATTTTGACATCACCCTTTTAAAATGCGTGAGCGCTTATCCCAGTAAAATAGAAGACGCTAACTTATTGAGCATGGTTAAATTAGGCGAAACGTTTGGCGTTAAATTTGGCTTGAGCGATCACACGATTGGCTCTCTTTGCCCCATTCTAGCCACCACTTTAGGAGCGAGCATGATAGAAAAGCATTTCATTTTAAACAAATCCTTACAAACCCCAGACAGCGCTTTTAGCATGGATTTTAACGGATTTAAAAGCATGGTTGAAGCGATCCAACAAAGCGTTTTAGCCTTGGGCGAAGAAGAGCCTAAAACCAATCCAAAGACTTTAGAGGAGCGGAGATTCTTTATGCGCTCTTTATTTGTCATTAAGGACATTCAAAAAGGCGAAGCATTGACTAGCGATAATATCAAAGCCTTACGCCCCAACCTTGGCTTACACCCTAAATTTTATAAAGAAATTTTAGGCCAAAAGGCATCAAAATTCTTAAAAGCCAACACCCCTTTAAGCTCTGATGATATAGAACGCCCATTGTAG